The Pan troglodytes isolate AG18354 chromosome 1, NHGRI_mPanTro3-v2.0_pri, whole genome shotgun sequence genome includes a region encoding these proteins:
- the ZFP69 gene encoding zinc finger protein 69 homolog isoform X3 → MLENYSNLVSVAGYQLSKPSVISQLEKGEEPWMAEKEGPGDPSSDLKSKIETIESTAKSAISQERLYHGIMMESFMRDDIIYSTLRKVSTYDDVLERHQETCMRDVRQAILTHKKRVQETNKFGENIIVRSNVIIEQRHHKYDTPTKRNTYKLDLINHPTSYIRTKTYECNICEKIFKQPIHLTEHMRIHTGEKPFRCKECGRAFSQSASLSTHQRIHTGEKPFECEECGKAFRHRSSLNQHHRTHTGEKPYVCDKCQKAFSQNISLVQHLRTHSGEKPFTCNECGKTFRQIRHLSEHIRIHTGEKPYACTACCKTFSHRAYLTHHQRIHTGERPYKCRECGKAFRQRIHLSNHKTVHTGVKAYECNRCGKAYRHDSSFKKHQRHHTGEKPYECNECGKAFSYNSSLSRHHEIHRRNAFQNKV, encoded by the exons CAGGATATCAACTTTCCAAACCTAGTGTGATATCCCAgttagagaaaggagaagagccATGGATGGCAGAGAAAGAAGGCCCAGGAGATCCCAGTTCAG actTGAAGAGTAAAATAGAAACCATTGAGTCAACTGCAAAGAGTGCCATTTCACAGGAGCGCTTATATCATGGCATTATGATGGAAAGTTTCATGAGGGATGATATAATTTATTCCACGTTGAGAAAAGTCTCCACATATGATGATGTCTTAGAAAGGCACCAGGAAACTTGTATGAGAGATGTGAGACAAGCCATCTTGACCCATAAGAAGAGAGTCCAAGAAACTAacaaatttggggaaaatatcaTTGTGCGTTCAAATGTTATTATTGAACAGAGGCACCATAAATATGATACACCTACAAAGCGGAACACATACAAATTAGATTTGATTAATCATCCAACAAGTTACATAAGAACAAAAACCTATGAATgtaatatatgtgaaaaaatCTTCAAACAACCTATTCACCTTACTGAACATATgagaattcatactggtgagaaaccttTCAGATGTAAGGAATGTGGAAGGGCCTTTAGTCAAAGTGCATCCCTCAGTACACACCAGAGAATccatactggtgagaaacccttTGAATGtgaggaatgtgggaaagccttcagacATCGCTCATCACTTAATCAGCATCATAGAACTCACACTGGGGAGAAACCCTATGTATGTGATAAATGTCAGAAAGCTTTCAGCCAGAACATTAGCTTGGTTCAACATTTGAGGACTCATTCTGGAGAGAAACCTTTTACTtgcaatgaatgtgggaaaacctTTAGACAGATTAGACACCTTAGTGAACATATAAGAATTCATACCGGGGAGAAGCCCTATGCATGCACTGCATGTTGTAAAACCTTTAGTCATAGAGCGTATCTAACACATCACCAGAGAATCCATACTGGGGAGAGACCCTACAAATGTAgagaatgtggaaaagcctttagGCAGAGGATACACCTTAGCAACCATAAAACTGTTCATACAGGAGTGAAAGCATATGAATGCAACCGCTGTGGAAAAGCCTATAGGCATGattcatcctttaaaaaacaTCAGAGACAtcacactggagaaaaacctTACGAATGTAAcgaatgtggaaaagccttcagCTATAACTCTTCACTTAGTCGACATCATGAAATACACAGGAGGAACGCCTTCCAAAATAAGGTGTAA